The DNA window TGGTGTCTCCAGCCCACGTCTTTGCCCGCCCTCTTCGAAGTCAGGACGAGATCAGAACACCGATTATCAAAAGTACGTTGTGAAACCCGTCGGGGCATAGCTCTAGGCTCTGCGCGCGGTCCGGGAGGCCGACACTGCCGAGGTGTTCGATATCTCCGTACAGCATCAGCGTCCTCCAGCGTGGACATAGCGACAAGGATGCCGCGACGAGGCCCAAAGGATCTCGCGATCACCGAAATGGCGCGCCTCGATATCGCTCCCGAAAACGCCTGCCTCGAATCTCCAAGAAGCGAATCGCGCCGTCATCGAATTTCTGCGTGCGGCGTCTGGACCGCATCGATGATTTTTGCGCCGCGCCGCTGGCATCGATTCCATAGCCACAGGTCATTGGACCACAGAGTTTCGCCATCCTACTATTTTTGCCTGCCGGCAAAGGAGGTCGGAAGATGAAGAAATACAACAAAAATCCCGAGGCCGCCTCGCTGCTGACGTGAGAGCAAGCAGTCTTCAAGAGCTCGCCGGACGCAACAAGCATTCAATCCCCAAACGAACGTTCAATCTCAGCAGAACGACGAAAAAGACCGGAGCCACTGTGGCTTCTCGATCGAAAACGTCGGAGGTAATCGATGCAGTTCCGCCATTCAACTTTGAAACATCTTGTGCTGGTCTTCGCAGCTCTCTCGGCGGGAGCTGCGCAGGCCCAGGAAACGCCTCCGCCACCGCAGGTGTCCGTGGCGAAGCCGGTCGTCAGAGACGTCGTCGACGACGACGACTTCATCGGCCGCTTCCAGCCCTCCGAGCAGGTTTCCATCCGCTCCAGGGTAGGCGGCTACCTTCAGAGCGTCAACTTCAAGGATGGCCAGTTGGTCAAGCAGGGTGACGAGCTTTTCGAGATCGACCAGCGCCCCTTCATCACCGCATACAACGAGGCTACCGCCCAGCTTGCGGTCGCCCGCTCGACCCTGACCTACGCGCAGTCGGAATTCGACCGCGTGAACACTCTGGTAAAGTCCGGCAGCCAGACGGTGTCGACACTCGATGACCGGCGCAGGGAGCTGCAGTCCGCACAGGCCAACCTCCAGGGATCCGAGGCAAGTGTTGAACGGGCGCAGCTCGATCTCACCTACAGCAAGATCACGGCCCCATTGAGCGGACGTATCAACCGTCATCTGATTTCTGTCGGCAACCTCGTGCAGGCCGACCAGACCGAGCTGACGACGATCGTCGCGCTCGATCCTATCGACTTCTATTTCGATATCGATGAGCGTCGTCTGCTCAACTATGCCGAGACGGCGCGGAAGAACGGAAATGTCCTCCAGGAGGGGGGCGGTGGTCTGAAGGTCAGCGTTCGTCTCGGGGACCGCGACCAGACGAAGTTCGCGGGCACGCTGAACTTCGCGGAAAATACCATCGATCAGGCCACGGGCACGCTGCGTGTGCGCGCTCGTTTTGCCAATCCCGACTTCGTCCTTCAGCCCGGTCTCTTTGGCCGCGTCGAGATCGAAGGTTCAAATTCCTACACGGCGATCCTCATACCCGATGAAGCAATTTCCGCGGACCAGAACGAGCGCGTGGTCTACGTGCTCAATCGCGACAACACTGTTACGACGAAATCCGTTCGCCCGGGTCCCAAGCTTTACGGCTACCGCGTTATCCGCTCGGGCCTCACGGGCGATGAGCAAATCGTCGTGAAGGGCGCCGTCCGTGTCCGGCCCGGCTCGAAGGTTACTCCAGTCACCGTGGAGCTGCCCAGGGAGAACCCGAACGATGTGCCCGAGACGGCCCAACAAGCGGCCTCAGAGGCGGGAGCAGGCCAATGAGGTTCGCTCATTTCTTTGTCGACCGGCCGATCTTTGCGTCGGTTATCTCAGTCGTTCTCATCATTATCGGCAGCGTTGCCTATCTCCAGCTCCCCGTCGCGCAGTATCCGGAAATCGCGCCACCGACGATCGTCGTGCGCACGTCCTATCCGGGTGCGGATCCGCAGACAATCGCAGACGCGGTATCGACGCCGATCGAGCAGCAGGTAAACGGCGTGGAGGACATGCTCTACATGTCATCCTACTCCAGTGGCGACGGCTCGATGGCGCTGACAATCACCTTCAAGCTCGGAACCGACCTTAATAAAGCACAGGTGCTCGTCCAGAACCGCGTCGCCATTGCGTTGCCCCGCCTTCCGCAGGAGGTGCAACGTCTCGGCGTCACCACCGACAAGACCTCGCCGAATCTGCTGATGGTCGTCCATATCCTGTCCCCGACCGGCCGTTACGACCAGCTCTATACGTCCAACTATGCACGGACCCGCATTCGCGACGTTCTCGTGCGTCTGCAAGGCGTCGGCGACGTCCAGATGTTCGGTGAGCGTCAATATTCCATGCGCGTCTGGCTCGACCCGGAGAAACTGTC is part of the Rhizobium jaguaris genome and encodes:
- a CDS encoding efflux RND transporter periplasmic adaptor subunit encodes the protein MQFRHSTLKHLVLVFAALSAGAAQAQETPPPPQVSVAKPVVRDVVDDDDFIGRFQPSEQVSIRSRVGGYLQSVNFKDGQLVKQGDELFEIDQRPFITAYNEATAQLAVARSTLTYAQSEFDRVNTLVKSGSQTVSTLDDRRRELQSAQANLQGSEASVERAQLDLTYSKITAPLSGRINRHLISVGNLVQADQTELTTIVALDPIDFYFDIDERRLLNYAETARKNGNVLQEGGGGLKVSVRLGDRDQTKFAGTLNFAENTIDQATGTLRVRARFANPDFVLQPGLFGRVEIEGSNSYTAILIPDEAISADQNERVVYVLNRDNTVTTKSVRPGPKLYGYRVIRSGLTGDEQIVVKGAVRVRPGSKVTPVTVELPRENPNDVPETAQQAASEAGAGQ